In Lewinella sp. 4G2, the DNA window GTTCGTCGCCCGAACCCGTGAACACCAACGACGCTACCAGCGGCCCGGCGGAAGAGATTTCGCTGCCGGCTCCCGGCATTTCCGAGCGGCCGGCCATCACTGGAGAGGCGGAGATTGATTTGACCGGCCTGGCAGAGTTTCCAACTCAGCTGCAGGGTTGTTCCTGTGCCCTTACGCTGGACGCGCCGGTGGATGATTTCGATAGCGACTACCTATTCGTATTCGGTTACGGCCGCGGCGATGGCGTCATCGGCATCGACGGGCAGGAGTTACAAGTCCGGTGGGACCGGCAGCCGCAGGACCTGGATTCTGATGTGGATGAAGATGTCTACGTCCACGAAGACGATACTTACCGCGTCGTGACTCGGCTTTACGAAGAAGGTGATACCGGTTTTGGGGGGACGATGTTTTCCGGCTCCGTCCGCGTCATTGTCAAAGCTACGGGTGCCTATAAGCAGGCTCGCATTACGGGGGATTGTAGCTGTTAGTGCAACTCTTTCGCTTTACCCATACCGCTCAATGAAGTCCGCTTTTTGTTTCAGGTAGCGTTCGTCGGCGACGGCGGCGTCCCACTTGGCTTTGAAGATGCGGGCGGCTTCGGCCTTTACCGGGTCTTCGGGCGTACGGGGTAGTTCGGGCCGGCCATGGGCGCCACTGACGCCCTTTTTGTCGTCGGGGACGGGCCCGTCATACTTCTTCCCGCCCTTATGGTTGGCGTAGCGGCGAGCGCGGGTGTAGCCCATCTGCAAGAATTTGCGGGCCATATCGGCACCGACGAATTCCCCCTTATCCAGGTATTCCTGAAACTGGGCCCAGATCTTTTCTGATGATTTGGTGGCCGTTTCCGGGTCCTTGAATCGCCAGTTGGGTAGGATCTCCGACTTGTAGGGTTCGACCGTGAGCACGCCCTGTTCCCCACGCCCAATCGCGTAGAGTTCAGGGCGTTCCCGTAGGTCCAGTTGCTTGTAGTCTAAGCTGTAATCGAATTTCCTCACGCGGGTACGGCGGCTCTGCTGAAGACCTCCACCATCTTTTCGTTGAAGGCGGGGATGTCATCCGGGTTCCGGCTGGTGACGAGAGTGCCGTCCACCACTACCGGTTCATCTACCACAATCGCGCCGGCGTTGACGAGGTCGGTCCGGATCGCTTTGTAGGCCGTCATCCGTTTGCCCTGCACGAGGCCGGCGGAGATCATCGTCTGGCTACCGTGGCAGATGGCCGCAACCGGTTTGCCTTCGCGAAAAAAGTGATCGACGAACGCCAGGGCATCGCCATTAATGCGCAGCGCGTCGGGGCTCAATACGCCGCCGGGTAGCAGTAGCGCATCGTAGTCGCTACCCATCGTTTCTTCGGAGAGGACGACGTCCACATCGTAGGTGCCTCCCCAGTCATCTCCGGCCCAGGCCTTGATCTTGCCGGATTCCGGGCTGATGAGGGTCACGGTTGCGCCAGCCTCCTCGAGTGCCTTCCGCGGTTGGGTGAGTTCGACTTCCTCGAAGCCGTTAGTAGCCAGGGCGGCCACGCGTAAATTTGATAGTTGCATGCTTGGGTTGTTTAAATGACTAATGCATTCCTCCTAACGCAAGCGAAGGGTTTCGGAGTTCGTTTTTCCCCGCTGCATCAACCCGATTTGGGCGCTGCCGCGGGTGCAAAGGAAGTGGGGAGAGGATCAATCCGCCACTCTCAGGATAAGTACGCCAAGAAATAGCTAAACCTGATGTTCCAGAACACTCCCCCAGCGAATGGACTTATGAATAACGGACCCAAGCCACCCAACCGACCAAGCTATGCCCGAAATCTGGACCTGCCCCAAATGCCAACGAGAGTTCTTCCGCCAAAACCAAACCCACTACTGCAGTGACCGGACCATCGAAGACATCTTCGAAGGCAAAGCCGCCGACGTCGTACTCGCTTTCGACGCCCTCCTCCTCGCCGTAGCCGAATGGGAGCCCCAAGTGATTGGCGCCGGCAAAAACGCCATCATCTTCAACAATGGCAAAGCCTGGATGGTCGTCCGCGCCCTCAAAACGGAGCTGGACGTGTCCTTCTTTTACAATGAGATCCTCAAAAGCTCCGCCATCAAAACCGCCCGGCTGGATAATATGGGCAAGAACAAATACGTCCACACCCTCCGCCTCCGCGATGAGAGTGACGTCACCCCGGAGGTAGTCGATCTACTCCGCAAAGGCTTTGATTTCATCCTAAATAGTAAGCGGCTCCCGAAATTGAAGAAGGTGGTGACCAAGAAGAAGGTGCGGAAGAAGAAATAGGATTGGTGGGGATTACACGGTATACCTACATGAATCCAATGTTTCGTTAACTTTGGAACATCGGTTTATTCTTCGAATCCAAAGTGTGCAACTCAACGAGACTCTCTAGACTCCAGTCACTATGACAAAGGCAGAAGTAATTAGAAAACTAAGAGAAAATCGATTGGACATCAAAAAGAGGTTCCATGCAGAGATCGTAGCCCTTTACGGAAGTTATGCCCGTGATGAGCAATCCGCCGAAAGCGATTTAGACCTCCTCTACCAATTGGAGGAGAATACCATTTTCGGTTTGGTGGAGATGGAGGAATTGGAAAACTACCTTAAAAATCTCTTCAACGTCCCCGCCGTGGACTTGGCAAACTCAAACTACCTCAATCCCGTAGTTGAATTAGAGATACAAAGTGATCTAGTCTATGTATGACAATTAAAATTAAATCCGCATTTAACCGGCTTGCGTGTATTAAAAGTTTATGCTTTGTAAAAGGGCCGAAGGTCCGGTCCAACTTAGCGTAGGATGAAATAGGCCGCTAGGCCATGGAATCCTACGTGTTCGTTCAGTTAAATCAAATAAATCACACAATTACCATTAAATAAGCCGCTTGGCAATGCAATCCACATATTCGTTGAATTCAATTAAGCAATTGGTATCAATTAAAATCAATCACCCCAACCCCCTACCCACCAATCATCTCCAACAAAAAGGCATTTTCCTCCGCCGAAAGTAATTCCTTCATTTCTGTGGCTACCCATTGGTTGTATTGATCCAACCATTGCACCTGCGGCAGCGCCAGCATATCTTCTTTGACCAGTGAGCGATTAATGGGGAATACGGTGAGGTCCTCAAACTCCAACCAGCCATCCTGGCCTTCGACGGGGCGGACGGCGACGAGGTTTTCGATACGGATACCGTACTCACCCTCCTTGTAAAAACCGGGCTCGTTGCTGAGGACCATCCCCGCCGCGAGGGGGACGCGACCATTGGCGGCGTTGACGCGGGAGTGAATGCCCATCGGCCCTTCGTGGACGTTGAGGAAATAACCCACCCCGTGGCCCGTGCCGTGGCCGTAATTGAGGCAGGCGGACCACAGTGGCATACGGGCCAAAGTATCGAGCTGGACGCCCGTAGTGCCTACGGGAAAACGCGCCATCGCCAGATCAATGTGGCCCATGAGGACGCGGGTGTAATTTTCACGCATCTCGTCCGTCACCTCTCCCATTGGAATGGTACGGGTGATGTCGGTCGTTCCACTCGTGTACTGGCCACCGGAGTCCAGGAGCAACAATCCCTTTTTCTCCAATTTGGCAGACCCCTCCTCGGGCGCCCGGTAATGAATGATGGCCCCGTTCCCGGCGTAGCCGACGATGGCCGGAAAGCTATCCGTAACGTAGCCCGGCTGCTCGGCGCGCAGTGCCGTGAGTTTTCGCGCTACGTCGGCCTCATAGATTTCTTCGTCGGACGTTTTTAGCCAGTGAAACAAACGCAGCAGCGCGACAGCATCGTGTTTCATCGTTTGGCGAAGATGACCAAGCGCTACCTCGTTTTTGATGGCCTTCCAACCGGGGATGGGACTGGCGATTTGGCTACATTCATCACCACCGGCATAAGTAGCCAAACGGCTGGAAAGCGTGGCGGGGTCGAAGCCAATATCCGCGTTGGAAGCATTGACGCGGCGCAGGAAACTGCTAATTTTCTTGTAATCGTGGGTCTGAATGCTCTGGCCATCGGGCGCTTTTTCCGTCCACTCCCGGAATTCGGGGCGGGGCGCGGCGAATAAGGCGTGGTCACCCTGAGTACCCACCACCAGGTAGGCTACGCAAAGGGGATTAAATTCGATATCGCTACCCCGAATATTGAGCAGCCAGGCTACTTCATCGAGGGCGGAGATTACATAGTAATCCAGCCCCTGCTCCCCCTGCCAGGCCATCATGCGTTCCAGGCGATCTTGCCAGGATTCGCCGGCGAGGTCTGCCTCGTGCTCAAAGACCGGCTGGTTGGGTACTTCGGGGCGGTCGGACCAAATACCCCGCAGCAAATCTTCCTCGAGGATAAGATTAAGATCGTTGTCCGCCAATTTCTTGGCCATGCGACGGGCGGTGGTGGCGCTAATGACGCGCCCATCCGCCCCTACATTCTGGCCGGACATCAACGTGCTTCCTAACCAGTCCTCTATACTCGGCGTACCGGCTACGCGATCTTTCATGAGTTCCGTTTCCACGTCAGCGAGCTCGGTATCGGCCTGGGCGAAGTACCGCCCGTCCGTCCACAACTTACTCTCGTGGAGGGTTACGACGAGCGTACCCGCACTCCCCGTAAAGCCACTCAACCACTCCCGACCGGCCCACCGTGGCGCAGGGTACTCACTCTGGTGCGGATCGGTAGAGGGGACGACGTAAGCATCAATCTGGTGCTCAAGCATAGCCCGGCGGAGGGCGGCGAGTTTTTCGGTGACGGTCATGGAAGAGATATTTTGTTGCTGCATATTACGGAAATTCCTGATAGACTTTAGACGTTAGATTTTAGACTTTGGACGGACTTTAGAAGTTAGATTTTAGACTTTAGAGTGGTGCTGAGTTGAAAGGTGCCTGGATTTCGAAAAGCAGTAATGGACAAAATTCCCCGGTAACCTACCGAGGTCCAACGTCCAAAATCCATCAGCCCGATAGTGCGGTATAAAATCTAAAGTCCCTCCCCGTACCTTCGCACCATGAAAGCACCCCGCCGTTTCCAACGTTCCCAGGCTCGCAATTCCACCACCCCACCCGGTCTCGACCGGCCGAAGGATGACATCATTGGGATGCGCCTCAACAAGTACCTCGCGCACAGCGGCGTAGCCAGTCGGCGGCAGGCAGCCGAGCTGATTAAGGCGGGGAAGTGCCAGGTGAACGGCGAGGTGCAGAAAAGCCCCGGTTATCAAATTGAGGAAGGGGATGTCGTAGTCGTGGCTGGTAAGGAAGTCTCGCCCGACGAGCAATTCGTCTACATCCTGCTCAACAAGCCGAAGAACGTGATCACTACCACGTCGGACGAGATGGACCGGACCACCGTCATGGACCTCCTCGGCGATCCTAATCTGGACAACTACCGCCTCTTCCCCGTAGGCCGATTGGATAAGGATACGACCGGTCTCCTCCTCATCACCAACGACGGAGACACCGCCAAACGATTGACCCACCCCAGCCACGAAGTCGTCAAAACCTACCACGCTACCCTGGACCGCGACTTCAGCGAAATGGACCTCACCAAAATGCAGATCGGCTACGATTTGGAGGACGGCCCCTTCGCCGTGGACTGGGTCCGGTTCGCCAAGGAAGACGATCGCCAAACGGTGGCGTTGCAGATCCACATTGGCCGTAACCGCATCGTCCGCCGCGCCTTTGATGAATTGGGCTACACGGTGCAGCGCCTGGACCGGGTTTACTTCGGTGGACTTACGAAGAAGGATTTACCGCGGGGTTTTTGGCGGTTTTTGAGTGAGGAGGAGGTGCGGATGGTAAGGCATTTTAGTTAGTGGCCTCCGGCGGTTGCCAGGGAGGAAGTAGAGAAACTGAGGCTTTTGGCTTCACCGAGAGCAACTCATTTTTCGCAGGAGTCGGGGAGGTTGGGGAGGCCTGCGGCGCTGCGTGACTGCCCGCCCCGAAGGGCTGGCTTGGGTAGCGATGGCACACCGTCAGGTGGCCCATTCTACAAATCAGGAGGCGTGGCCCAACCCGCCATTATTTCGCAGGAGAGGTAGAGATTAGGAGTAAAAGAGTTATCGTAGCGTTTTGTGTTTCAATTTCATTCAAACTGATCGTGCAATAAAAGGGCAATTGAAAATGGCGTAGCACACAGTCATTTTGATGCTTTGCCCCGGAGGGGTAAACCTTGTAGCCCGTGGTTAGATCGGCACGATCTCGCCTCGGGTTTTCGATTTAGGCGCCCGCAATTTGCCCGTCCCGAAGGGCCGGCTTGCGTAGCGATGGCACACCGTCAGGTGGCCCATTCTACTGTGACCCATTAAATCTCCCCCTACCCCAACTCCCCCACCACAAAATTCACCTCCGCCCCCAGCAAAAAATCACCCAGGCCCGCCCCTTCCATCGCAGCCGTAGCCCGACGGACGGGCTCCCCCGCCGGCTCCCAGCTCAAGTCGTAGGTGCCGTGGTGCATGGGCCACCAGTAGCGGGCGCCGAGGTCGCGGAAGCCGCGGAAGGCTTCTTCGGGGTTGGCGTGGTTGTCCTGCATCATGAAGGCGGGGGCGTAGGCGCCAATGCCGAGCATGGCTACGTCGATGGAGGGATATAGCTCCCCTATCTCTTGCCAGTAGGCCGTCGCGGCGGAATCCCCGCCGAAGTAAATGGTATTGAGGCCATTGGAGGCGGGCTCCCCTACCCGCTCAATCATAAAGCTGCCCCAGAGGGTACGGTTAAAGTCCGTCAGCCCCCGGCGGCACCAGTGGCGGGAGGGGAGGAAGGTGATCCGGACTGCCGTGCCCTCCGTATCGTACACCTGGAACCAGGCGGCTTCCTCGATGACCGTTGGCCCGAAACCACGTAGGTCATCGGCACGGTCCACCCAAGGTTGAATGGTCTTGGTTAAGCCCAGCGGACAGAGAATCTTCAGCAGGTGGTTGCTGGCGACGATCTTGCTGATGGAGTCCTTATCCACGTGGTCCCGGTGGTCGTGGCTTAGGAGGAGGTAGTCGACTTGGGTCAAGTCCTCCGCACCGAAGGGGAGTTGAAAGCGGCGGGGGACGAAAGGCATATCCGCCAATTGGGGATCGATCAGCAAGCGCGTGCCACCAATTTGGATGAGGTAGCAGGCGTGGCCCAGCCATACGATCCAATCCTTGGACTTATCCGTCAGGTAATCGGTGGAGGAGTGAACGTTCGGTACCCAGTCATCCACCTTCTTTTCCTTGCGTTGGGGGTTGCGGGAGGTGACCATTTTAAAGACGACG includes these proteins:
- a CDS encoding nucleotidyltransferase family protein; its protein translation is MTKAEVIRKLRENRLDIKKRFHAEIVALYGSYARDEQSAESDLDLLYQLEENTIFGLVEMEELENYLKNLFNVPAVDLANSNYLNPVVELEIQSDLVYV
- a CDS encoding M24B family metallopeptidase; translation: MQQQNISSMTVTEKLAALRRAMLEHQIDAYVVPSTDPHQSEYPAPRWAGREWLSGFTGSAGTLVVTLHESKLWTDGRYFAQADTELADVETELMKDRVAGTPSIEDWLGSTLMSGQNVGADGRVISATTARRMAKKLADNDLNLILEEDLLRGIWSDRPEVPNQPVFEHEADLAGESWQDRLERMMAWQGEQGLDYYVISALDEVAWLLNIRGSDIEFNPLCVAYLVVGTQGDHALFAAPRPEFREWTEKAPDGQSIQTHDYKKISSFLRRVNASNADIGFDPATLSSRLATYAGGDECSQIASPIPGWKAIKNEVALGHLRQTMKHDAVALLRLFHWLKTSDEEIYEADVARKLTALRAEQPGYVTDSFPAIVGYAGNGAIIHYRAPEEGSAKLEKKGLLLLDSGGQYTSGTTDITRTIPMGEVTDEMRENYTRVLMGHIDLAMARFPVGTTGVQLDTLARMPLWSACLNYGHGTGHGVGYFLNVHEGPMGIHSRVNAANGRVPLAAGMVLSNEPGFYKEGEYGIRIENLVAVRPVEGQDGWLEFEDLTVFPINRSLVKEDMLALPQVQWLDQYNQWVATEMKELLSAEENAFLLEMIGG
- a CDS encoding DUF4385 domain-containing protein gives rise to the protein MRKFDYSLDYKQLDLRERPELYAIGRGEQGVLTVEPYKSEILPNWRFKDPETATKSSEKIWAQFQEYLDKGEFVGADMARKFLQMGYTRARRYANHKGGKKYDGPVPDDKKGVSGAHGRPELPRTPEDPVKAEAARIFKAKWDAAVADERYLKQKADFIERYG
- a CDS encoding DUF5655 domain-containing protein yields the protein MPEIWTCPKCQREFFRQNQTHYCSDRTIEDIFEGKAADVVLAFDALLLAVAEWEPQVIGAGKNAIIFNNGKAWMVVRALKTELDVSFFYNEILKSSAIKTARLDNMGKNKYVHTLRLRDESDVTPEVVDLLRKGFDFILNSKRLPKLKKVVTKKKVRKKK
- a CDS encoding pseudouridine synthase is translated as MKAPRRFQRSQARNSTTPPGLDRPKDDIIGMRLNKYLAHSGVASRRQAAELIKAGKCQVNGEVQKSPGYQIEEGDVVVVAGKEVSPDEQFVYILLNKPKNVITTTSDEMDRTTVMDLLGDPNLDNYRLFPVGRLDKDTTGLLLITNDGDTAKRLTHPSHEVVKTYHATLDRDFSEMDLTKMQIGYDLEDGPFAVDWVRFAKEDDRQTVALQIHIGRNRIVRRAFDELGYTVQRLDRVYFGGLTKKDLPRGFWRFLSEEEVRMVRHFS
- a CDS encoding type 1 glutamine amidotransferase domain-containing protein, translating into MQLSNLRVAALATNGFEEVELTQPRKALEEAGATVTLISPESGKIKAWAGDDWGGTYDVDVVLSEETMGSDYDALLLPGGVLSPDALRINGDALAFVDHFFREGKPVAAICHGSQTMISAGLVQGKRMTAYKAIRTDLVNAGAIVVDEPVVVDGTLVTSRNPDDIPAFNEKMVEVFSRAAVPA
- a CDS encoding MBL fold metallo-hydrolase; the encoded protein is MKYLRNPDLPFIPARADRQGNPHDGTEFLYERDSFRPDWSVVFKMVTSRNPQRKEKKVDDWVPNVHSSTDYLTDKSKDWIVWLGHACYLIQIGGTRLLIDPQLADMPFVPRRFQLPFGAEDLTQVDYLLLSHDHRDHVDKDSISKIVASNHLLKILCPLGLTKTIQPWVDRADDLRGFGPTVIEEAAWFQVYDTEGTAVRITFLPSRHWCRRGLTDFNRTLWGSFMIERVGEPASNGLNTIYFGGDSAATAYWQEIGELYPSIDVAMLGIGAYAPAFMMQDNHANPEEAFRGFRDLGARYWWPMHHGTYDLSWEPAGEPVRRATAAMEGAGLGDFLLGAEVNFVVGELG